TCTTATATGTACGGTCCAATACTGACCTAAAAAAGGATAGATGAGGAAGTAATAATAATAGCTTGCCATGTTGGTCTTTCATTTAGATCTTCCATTTTATAAATCTTATACtaagattttggaaaaataacataaatatacaacttaacttatcatatatatttacataaattttcattcttacaaagtaattataaaaattctaACTAAATATGTATCTTCTTTGGAGCTAATTACGTATTTCAgcaaatccaaaatcaaaattttaataatcatgtaaaatatcgagattttctgtaattaagttTCAAACTGACGGATTATGTGTTGCTTGCCCTAAATTTTTAGATTATGATCACTATTTTTTCACATGATTctcaatttatcaaaaaaaaaaaaaaaaaagatatctaaTCTGTGCATGATCTAAAAAGTTCCTAaattataatagtaataaaaagatAATCATTTGTACTAAACATTTTTCCCTCTAAGATAAAGAATAAGTAGCCAATCTTTACATTTGATTATATTACGATTTATCCTTCAAATAGAATCATCTGTAATTTTTGTCTTTAATATTCAAACTTCCGCCTAacaaaacacaattttttttttatgtgaccATAAAGTTAGAATTATGATATGAAAATACAAATTTAGGTTAGCTCACAAAATATATTGTAACctaaacaacaaattaaaaacCACCACAAAAATGACACCCAAGATTTATGAATGCTGAATTGGAGTGGGCCCTTAAAAAAAGTCCAAAAACTGGATGGGGCCCATTAATCAACAGAAAAGCGGGTACGAATTTACTGTACCCGACATGAATGACAGGGATGCACGTGGGAATTATACGGTAAGGGTGGACCCCACACCTCTTTTGTCAAATGCAACGTCCCATCCGAGTTGACCCCTTAATGCAAACATTTTCATACCCAAactaccccccacccccaccctactCTAAAAAATATTTAGGCACCATAGCTAAAATCTAACTCTATGAAATTAGTACATCATATGAATTAGGAGGGAGGGAGTAATACTTATCATGTTTTTTGAAAGTTAAAAAGTTGATATTTGGAGCTAAATTTGATTACagtatgataaaattaaaatttagatactttcagaaaagataaaaaaaatgatagaatattgaattttatttttttagatctGAGTTGAATTTTGTCTATTTCAATCCCCTAGATTCACCCTCCTCGGCTTTGTTACCCAAACACTTCGTTTCATTTATGTGTTACTTTTTTATCGGATACAAAAtttcaaaagtaaataaaaactCTGTACGTTTTACCAAATTGCCTTttctaaaaaagtaaaaatatgataGTACTGTCTTTAAATTTTAGTGGGATCAACAGGGGTAAAAATCAGATTGTGCCTTTAAATAGAagccaaataagaaaaaatattttttatgggaCAAACCAAAAAGTAAAGTTGTGCTACATATAATGAAACGAAAAGAGTATTTAAAAAACATTAGAGATGCAGTTCTTATATCAATAAATTGCATATCTTAAGCGATGGTAAAAGTTCATGTAATTTAAATCACGAAAAACGAAACATAACGAGTATTTTGAAATAGAAGAGTTCCACTGATCAATATAATAAACAATATAGTAGTAATATTTGCACAGAgagaataaaatatacataaacatTACATATCAATGTTTGTGGATAAAGATGTTTTCGCTAGATTATCGACATGCCCAACAATGCATATCAAAATAGGCTTAAAAAAATGAAGCAACATAtaacaataaaaatgaaataatagtTGCTACACAAGTACTAAATAGTACTAATTCTCAACTATCTACTAACTTTCTATTTGAATTTCCCACCTCCTAaattttttatctaaaataatattcTCAATAAGTTAAAATTATTGCATATCGTACGGAATCACCTCTCCCTGTCTCAACCAAACTattcctaattttattttatttttaataaagagcccccccccccccgccccgcCCCTTTTCTTTAACTATGTAGAAACAGTTGCAAAAATACAGTAATTATAAATGCTAGCTTTGATTTTCTGTCCCTTACTGCCCAACAGtacattatataaatatatatatttgcaaGATTGTGGTTTATGTGTTTCATAGACCAAGTTGTAGGTTCTATGTACCAtctattcttttaaattttgatgGGAAGCAACGTTATTATGTTACATAAGAAATCGTATTATAATATAatttcataataatggaaaaatgACAAATTTGCGTAAGCACTAAGCACCAACCTATATATACAATACTATGTGTTGCCAAATTTGTCAAGACATATTTAATGCAATGATAATTTTCTTTTGAAGTCCACAATGGCATTAAAAGATGAGTTTATTTAAGTTTTGTATACATGAGAGGTCGGGTTTAGATGTTTGATTAGGGGTTGGTTTACATAATTCTCGTTTTAGCTCAAAAAAATTGACATTAAAATAAATGTTACTTTAGAAATTTAAGATCAAGGTTGATATAATTGTATTCTATCTATATTATTAACATACATCAAAGACGCATCTCTTTTTAATATTCCTCAATCCTCAAAAATCATTTGATAAATAGAGTAAACCATAcgttatatttaatttattatttttttcttaatgagCATGAAATAAAAGAAGCTAAAAGAAGAGTTAAAATAGGACAAAGGAAGTAAGAAATATACCATCAATAAATATTtcataagaaattaaaatactaTTTTAGTACTCCGTCAATTCATCAACAATTGTTCATTATCGACTTGACATACAAATTAAGAAATAGTTAAAGACAGAATAATTTTACCATAACCCTTTAATGCTTTGAGAAATATAAAGCCTGTACCCTATCATCATTTTAAGAAAAGCTTGTGAACATTCATTAGGTCTTGTAAGTTAATTAGTTTCTTTCATAAAGCTTTAAGCATAGAATTTAAGTCGATATATATACATACTGACCTGTATAGCAGAAAAGAAATAATATCCAAGTGAAAGGTAATGTAACAAGGACTCTAAAGCAATTTAAGACATAATTAATTACGTAGTTGCACTTGCATGCTCTCCTGCTTAATTAATCTGGACTAAAGCATATATAGGATAAAACTAAAAGTGAAAAGACTAATAGCACCGTGCAAGTTGAGCTATATATAGCGATTTAATTCGTTAGAATTTCTGACTTCGTCACTGATCACTGCTTGGACCTCAAGTTTGTCCCGTGGTTTTTGCGCGACGTAAAGGTAATTGATGATCAAGTCATAACCCAAATTGCAGTGCACTTTTACctttgagaagatgaagaagaaaaaaaaaaaaatttaagcagACGATACTGAATTgaatatgtaaaatatatatactgtaaaaaaaaagttaggtatTATGGATGATGATGACTAGTAGTAACTTTTGCCATCTATTTAATTGCTTTAATTATTCTAAGACCTTTAGCAGAACACTTGTCTAAAAATTTGGTTAGCTTCACAGTTAAATAATTCATTGATACTTTCTCAAAGGAGTTGGAGTCGGCTAAATTTATACTTAGCTAGTTCATTAATTTTCCAAATACTCTAGTGCAACTCCAACTtatatatattctggtgtattttcTTGCAAGTTGTTTCATATATACCCCTACActactaaataaatttaaaagattataGTATGAGTGTCAATCATAATTCATAAGCTAAATTAAATATGCAACATTAACAATTTTCGTTATGACGAAGCCTTTATCACAtataggggtcgtttggtagagtgtattgaaattttaatgcatgcattagtttaatgtgtattagaagcaccttgtttggtatatctttttaccttatgtataactaatgcaagcactctattgtgtattgaagtgtgtattattaatacctcaaaatccatggcattaataatgcaatggatctaatgcatgctttaacatgcttaaagaccctattacccctcaaaaGAATTtccgcatcctttccaacatatatattgagggtattatataaaaaaaaaaaaaaaatttaaaaattatgtaattcatgtatttttaatacatcgaatcaaacactgcataagaaaaatacaagcataactaacacaaacattactaatacaagcattagtaatataccatattttgcactattcttatacactctaccaaacgaccccttaatgagTGAAGAGCAGAAGATAAAATTAAAGCCACAAAGAAATACAAGTATATGAATTTCACACTTTTCCACTAACTTTTCTTCTGGAAGATAGTAAATTGAAGTGTGATTAATTTTTAGAAACTTAAAAGATAAACACATTTAAGTTATGAATCCACCActattcatgtatatatatatatatataccatattaACATCCAAAAAGAAACTAGCAACATCACGTATTCTCTCCGGTTCAGTTTATACAACATTGTTTCCTTATTAGACTATTCCAAAAGAGAATATAATGATGTATTTGTATACTTACAAAACCTACAAGCACAAATATTCTTTCATGTTTAAAATCTCGAGTTTTAAAAGTTTCCTATCTTTTAACTTAAAGTCTTAAACTTGGTGGTAAGACGAACCATCCCAACAAAATTTTAGACAAATGGAGTAGTATTATCAATGAAGAAAGTAACATGTCATTGATCAGTTTCAGCATTGATCGATGGCATCGTACGTCCTACTATACTCTATACAAGTCACACTAGCTAGTACGTATATGAACAACAACAGTAACTAACAATACTTTTGCAAAAATCTATTTGTGCTACAAATATCACTAACCACCCTTTTTGCACTTACTAACAAAATTTATATTCTTATAAACGCGACAAATGCTCTTAAGAGCGTATATAAATAAAGTTAAGATGGATCACCTGATGGTGGTGACAGCAGTTGTTGCGGTGGTGGTGGAAGAGGAGGAGGGAGCTtccgttttttcttcttctcataACTAACTCCCCTCGCTTTGGATTGCAAATCGCGAACCTCACGAAGGTAAAGCCTAACCGCCCTTGCACCAAAAGGGTTCGTTTCAGGCTTTCCTCCATTTTCTTCAAAAGCTGCTCTAAGTCGTCCTACCAGTGCATCAAGGCTCCCCCAAGCTTGCTTAAGTGGGCACGCACACGGTGCTGGTGGATTCGGATGCCCATAAAATGGACACAtctgtaaaaaaagaaaaaaaaaaaatcataatcggggaaaaaataatatttgacctATATATAGAGAa
The Capsicum annuum cultivar UCD-10X-F1 chromosome 6, UCD10Xv1.1, whole genome shotgun sequence DNA segment above includes these coding regions:
- the LOC107875302 gene encoding protein LIGHT-DEPENDENT SHORT HYPOCOTYLS 4 encodes the protein MASNHHEKINIETVSNNNSTISSNIEILACSSAAASSSSSSSRYENQKRRDWNTFGQYLKNHRPPLALSRCSGAHVLEFLRYLDQFGKTKVHTPMCPFYGHPNPPAPCACPLKQAWGSLDALVGRLRAAFEENGGKPETNPFGARAVRLYLREVRDLQSKARGVSYEKKKKRKLPPPLPPPPQQLLSPPSGKSALQFGL